ATTTCCTTGCAAGCCAACTCACCCATGGCCGGGATGCCCACCTCGATCTCATCAACGCCGCAGTCGGCCAGCTGACTTGCGATGGTCAGTTTTTCCAGGGGCCGGAAAAAGACACCCGGGGCCTGTTCCCCGTCCCGAAGGGTGGTGTCTACCATCCAAACCCGCAGATCATGGGTCTTCATTACAGTAAATAATCCTCTGCCACTTCGCCGTCTTCCATGGCATCTAAAATAGCGTCAATGGCTTCTTCGTTATCCACGTGCCCGTACCAGATATTATCCGGATAAATAACCATAACCGGACCGTCATCACACTGTTTCAGGCAGCAGGTGGAAGAGATCAGCACCTCTTCAAGGCCTCTGTCAATCACTTCGTTTTCAATATAGGCCATAAAATCGCCGGACCCTTTTCTGTGGCACTTGCCTTTGGGTTCTCCACTGGGACGAAAGCTTGCGCATACAAGGATGTGTTTTTCGGGCTTGTTCATTTTTTCTCCTTAAAAATTTTGTTTCTTAATTGGTTTTATATTCAATTTGTTTTCAAGCTGGGTCATAACACCGGCCACTCGTAGGTTGGGTTGAACGCAGTGAAACCCAACAACTTATGGATGTTGGGTTTCGTTCCTCAACCCAACCTACCGGACTCGATTTACATGCAGCCGGTTCCTGTGCCGCGACATTCTCCGCAGGAGGTCTGTGACCTTACAATCAGATGATCCAGGGACTCACCTTTTTTAATGGCCATGAGTACAAGATCAATCATGCCGTTGACCTCATGGATGGTAAATCCCATGTTACCCAGCACTTTTTTGGGGGCTTCGCCCACTCCGGACACCAGGATCGTGTGACAGTCCTTAATGGTCCGGGCAAGGTTATTCCAGCGGACATCACCGGCACCGGGTTTGGGCACGGTTCTGGTCTCCACAAATTCCGGGGTATCCCCGGTCAGGTCATAGATGTGCAGTTCTTCGGCTTCACCCAGATGCTGGTTGATCAGAGCGCCTTCCCGGGTGGCCAGGGCCACATAGGGTCTTGGCCCGGCTGCATTGAACGCATACCCATCGTCACAATCCTGTTCGTGGCAATACTTGGGCGCGCTGGGTAAGGAAATGGGGGATGTGGCGTGAAAGGTGAGCCGGTCCATGAGTTTCTGGTTCAAAGGATCATCCAAGAGGCCTACGGCATCGGCTCTGCAGCGTTTACAATGGGTCATCTGGGGTACAAAGACCTGGGCGGCCTTTCTAAGTTCTTTAAGCTGACCTTTGGCCGGCTCCGGCATATCTTCAAAATTGGAGCCTTTGGTGGGGAAGTACGGCATGATGTTAAAAATATCCACGCCCATCTCGCCCATGGCTCTGGCCACTTCAATCATATGGTCGTCGTTGATGCCGGGCAACAGAATGGAGTTGACCTTCACCATGATACCGCGTTCTTTGAGGCCTTTAACAGCAGCAAGCTGACGTTCCAACAGCACTTTAGCGCCCTCTTTCGGACCCACGGATTTTTTGCCGTCCCGGACCCAGGAGTAAATTTTCGCGCCGACTTCAGGGTCCACCGCATTGATGGTAATACTGACATGGGTGACGTTGATCTCTTTAAGCTGATCCAGGTAAGGCTGGATGTTCAGGCCGTTGGTGGCCACACACAAGAGCATTTCCGGGTAGGCTTCACGCACCTTGGTCATGGTTTCCATGGTTTTGTCGCCGTTGGCAAAAGGGTCGCCAGGACCTGCGATACCCACGACGGAGGTGTTGGGTTTGGCCTCAACAACCTCTGCCAGGTAGGCCATGGCCTGATCCGGACTCAAAATGGAGGAGGTGACACCGGGCCGGCTTTCATTCACGCAGTCAAACTTTCTGTTGCAGAAATTGCACTGGATGTTACAGGCCGGGGCAACCGGTAGGTGAACTCGACCGAAATCCTTGCAGGACTTTTTATTAAAACAGGGGTGGTTATCTAAATTCATCATGATTCATAATTTCCTTATTTAGTTTCTGTAGAAAAATGGTCAATTTTCTACGGGAACTATTTACATATATGAGTATCCTATTCTGGATTTGGTCTGTTTTTCAGTTAAAATGGCATTGACGATATTGTCATACAACTGTTGGGCCCCTTTGTAACCCACGTGCAGGATACGCGAGCCGCCGATGCGGTCATGGATGGGAAAGCCCACTCGGACCATGGGGATCTTTAGGCGTCTGGCCATGGCATAGCCCTTGGAGTTGC
This window of the uncultured Desulfobacter sp. genome carries:
- a CDS encoding (2Fe-2S) ferredoxin domain-containing protein, giving the protein MNKPEKHILVCASFRPSGEPKGKCHRKGSGDFMAYIENEVIDRGLEEVLISSTCCLKQCDDGPVMVIYPDNIWYGHVDNEEAIDAILDAMEDGEVAEDYLL
- the nifB gene encoding nitrogenase cofactor biosynthesis protein NifB, whose amino-acid sequence is MMNLDNHPCFNKKSCKDFGRVHLPVAPACNIQCNFCNRKFDCVNESRPGVTSSILSPDQAMAYLAEVVEAKPNTSVVGIAGPGDPFANGDKTMETMTKVREAYPEMLLCVATNGLNIQPYLDQLKEINVTHVSITINAVDPEVGAKIYSWVRDGKKSVGPKEGAKVLLERQLAAVKGLKERGIMVKVNSILLPGINDDHMIEVARAMGEMGVDIFNIMPYFPTKGSNFEDMPEPAKGQLKELRKAAQVFVPQMTHCKRCRADAVGLLDDPLNQKLMDRLTFHATSPISLPSAPKYCHEQDCDDGYAFNAAGPRPYVALATREGALINQHLGEAEELHIYDLTGDTPEFVETRTVPKPGAGDVRWNNLARTIKDCHTILVSGVGEAPKKVLGNMGFTIHEVNGMIDLVLMAIKKGESLDHLIVRSQTSCGECRGTGTGCM